TTTAAGTGCTTTTAATAACGTTAATGTGAAATTATATTTCATATATAATAAAATATAGGCAAAATTTAAATTTATAAAAACTTGTAAGGATGCTTGTATGAAAATATTGATAAAAAAGTTAAAAGTTGTATTATTTCTCAATTTAATTTTACTTATTTCTTGTGTTAATGAAAGTAATAGAAACAAATTGGTTTTTAAGCTAAATATTGGAAGTGAGCCTGCTACTTTAGATGCTCAATTAATAAACGATACGGTTGGATCAGGGATTGTAAGCCAAATGTTTCTTGGCATTTTAGATGGAGATCCCAGGACTGGAGGATACAGACCGGGACTTGCTAAAAGTTGGGATATTTCTGATGACGGAGTAGTTTATACGTTTCATTTAAGAGATAATCTTGTTTGGAGTGATGGAGTTTCCATTACTGCCGAAGGAATAAGAAAATCTTATCTTAGAATTTTAGATAAAGAAACCGGCTCATCTTTTGTTAACATGATTAAGTCCGTTATTAAAAATGCAGAAGAGTATTTTGACGGCAAAGCAAATGAGTCTGAGCTTGGAATTAAAGCTCTTGATGAAAAAACTTTAGAAATAACGCTAAAATCTCCAAAGCCATATTTTCTTGATATGTTAGTACATCAAACATTTATTCCTGTACCAATGCACGTTATTGAAAAGTATGGGCAAAGGTGGACAGACCCCGAGAATATGGTTGTTAGTGGTCCTTTCAAATTAAAATCTAGAGTTTTAAATGAAAAGGTTGTTCTTGAAAAGAATAATAAATATTATAATTCCAAAGATGTTGTTCTTGACAGTATTATATTTTTTGTCACAGATAATAGCATTACAGCTTATAATATGTATTTAAATGATGAGCTGGATGCAATTTTTAAGAATGTTCCACCAGATTTGCTTAAGGATCTTAAGCTTAGGGACGATTATTATTCAATGGGTATTAATTCAACCTCTTTTTATTCTTTGAACATGAAAGTAAAACCGCTTGACAATGTTAAAGTTAGAAAGGCGCTGTCTTTTGCTATTGATAGAAAAACCTTAACAGAGAGCGTTCTTAATGATAGTTCTATTCCTACAAGAAGAGCAACTCCAGATTATATTGATTACTCTTATAAAAGCAATTTGAGCTTATTTGATGCTGAAATGGCAAAGAAGCTTTTGGCAGATGCAGGATATCCCAATGGTAATAATTTTCCTTTATTAAAAGTAAAGTACAATACAAGTGATAGCCAGAGAAAAATTGCTGAATTTATTCAAAATCAGTGGAAGAAAAACTTAAATATTAATGTACAGCTTGAGAATGAAGAATGGTCAACATATATAAATAGTAGAGTAAATGGTAATTATGAAATAATAAGATCAGGATGGTCAGGAGATTATGCTGATCCTATGACGTTCTTAAGCATCTTTCAAACTGAAAATACATCTTTTTCATCTTATGGATATTCAAATTCTGAATATGATGAACTTTTAATAAAATCAGATAATGAGAGAGATATTTTTAAAAGACAGGAAATTCTAAAAAAAGCAGAAGCAATAATAATTGAAAGAGATTTTCCGGCTGTATTTCTTAATATAACTTCTTCTAGTTATCTTTTTAGAAACGACAAGTGGAAAGGTTGGGAGCCAAATATTTCGGAAAGATTTAATTTATCTGAAATAAAACCAATTAAATGATTTAAGTAAAAATGGTTTATAGCTAGATCTTTTGATTTGGCTATAAACAAAAATAAGAAATGAATTCTTAAATTAAGAATTCATTTCTTTAACTTAATTATTTTAGAATTATTATTTTTAAATAGAGTAAGCATTAATATATTAATACTAGAAAAAGCATTACAAAAACAGAAAGCTATATTTATTATTCTTTTCCTACCAAGGTTGTTATTTCTTTAAAAGAAGGATGCAATATTTTGATCTTTTAAAGATGTTAGTTATTTAATTTGATAAATGTTTTTTATTTTTATGTTATGCTAAAAACATCGTGAGGATGGGATTCTTTTAATGAAGAATGGCTTATTTTTACAAACTTAGAATTTATTTTTAAATCAGATATTGTTGCTGCTCCTAAATAGCCCATTCCAGACATTAAACCGCCTTTTAATTGAGTCAAAATATCTTTTAATTTTCCAGAATACGGTACCATGCCTTCAATTCCTTCGGGGACTAATTTTTTAGGTTCGTTGTTTTCTAGTTGAAAATATCTTGATTTGGAGCCTCTTTTCATAGCAGAAATAGAGCCCATTCCAACGTAAGATTTGAATTTTTTTCCATTGTAAATTATTTCTTCAGAAGGAGATTCTTTTGTGCCTGCAAAGAGATTGCCTATCATTACGCTATCAGCTCCTGCTGCGATGGCTTTAACCACATCTCCTGAAAACCTAATTCCGCCATCTGCTATAATACAAATATTTGTATTATTACAAGCCTCATAGACATCGCAGATTGCTGTTATTTGGGGAACTCCAACTCCCGCAACGATTCTTGTTGTGCATATACTACCCGGACCTATTCCTACTTTTAAACAATCTGCTCCTACACTTATTAAATCTAATGCAGCTTCTTTAGTTACTATGTTGCCAGCAATAAGGTCTAAGTTTGGGTACTTGGTTTTAATTTTTTTGATAAGCTCTATTATTCTTGTAGAATGTCCATGGGCAGAGTCTATGACAAGTATATCTACATGTGCTTTTACAAGCTCTTCAACTCGTTCTATGGTATCAATATCAATAGAAACAGCAGCACCTACTCTTAGCTTGTTATTTAAATCTTTGCATGCATTAGGAAAATCTTCTTTGTGTTCTGCATTTTTGTATGCATCGGATTTTTCTAGATGTTGTTTTGCTGTAAATATTTCGGGTTTTTGCTCATTTGTATCTCCATTAGTGTTAATAGTCTTTTGGAATTTATATGTTTTTACTTTTTCTATCTCTTTTCTTTGAGCTTCTATTGACATATTTTTATGTATAATTCCTATTCCACCCTCTTTAGCAATGGCTATTGCCATTTGGCTTTCTGTAACAGTATCCATTGCTGAGCTTAAAAATGGTATGTTTAGGGATATGTTTTTTGTTAATTGTGTTTTTAAACTAACCTCACTAGGTAATACAGATGATTTTCTTGGAATTAAAGACACATCATCAAAAGTTAAAGCTTCTTTTGTTATCTTATTTGGCATAAATTTTCCTTTTTATTGTTCTTATTATTCCCATTCTATGGTTGATGGAGGCTTAGAAGATATATCATAACAAACTCTATTTATACCCCGAACTTCATTAATTATTCTTGAAGAAACTTTTTTTAAAAAACTGTAAGGAAGTTCAGTCCATTCTGCAGTCATGAAGTCTTGGGTATTTACACATCTAATTACAGCTGTATATTCGTATGTCCTTTGATCTCCCATTACGCCTACAGATTTGACAGGAAGCAATACAACAAATGCTTGTCTTATTTGATAATATAAATCATTTATAAAAAGCTCCTCTGTTAGAATATTGTCTGCTTCTTGTAAGATATTTATCTTTTCTTGTGTTACTTCTCCAATTATTCTTATAGCTAGTCCTGGGCCGGGAAATGGATGTCTGTAAAGAGATTCTTTTTTAATACCTAGATTTATTCCGATTTGAATTATTTCATCTTTAAAAAATTCATTCAAAGGTTCTAAGAGTTTTAAACTCATCTTATCTGGGAGTCCCCCTACGTTGTGATGAGACTTGATTTTTGAAGAAGAGCTGTCTTTTGATTTAGATTCAATTACGTCAGAATAAATTGTTCCTTGAGCTAAATATTCTATATTTTGATCTTCTAGAGTAATTTTTTCAAAAACATCTACAAATTCTTTTCCTATTATTTTTCTCTTTTCCTCAGGATCACTTATATTTTTTAAACGGTTCAAGAATTTTGTAGAAGCATCAATATATTTTATATTTAAATCATATTGATGCTTTAATTCTAGTATTTTTTTATCTTCATTTTTGCGCAACAATCCAGTGTTTACAAAAACGCAGATCAAATTTTCGTTTATAGCTTTTTTTATAAGCAATGCGCAAACTAAAGAGTCTGTGCCACCAGAAAGTCCTAAAATAACCTTTTTGCTTCCCACTTTAAGCTTAATTTTTTTCACAATGGTTTCTAGATTGCCTTCTAATGACCAATTAATTTGGGCTTGGCAAATTTTAAAAACAAAATTTTTAATTATTTGATCA
The sequence above is drawn from the Borreliella burgdorferi B31 genome and encodes:
- a CDS encoding peptide ABC transporter substrate-binding protein, with amino-acid sequence MKILIKKLKVVLFLNLILLISCVNESNRNKLVFKLNIGSEPATLDAQLINDTVGSGIVSQMFLGILDGDPRTGGYRPGLAKSWDISDDGVVYTFHLRDNLVWSDGVSITAEGIRKSYLRILDKETGSSFVNMIKSVIKNAEEYFDGKANESELGIKALDEKTLEITLKSPKPYFLDMLVHQTFIPVPMHVIEKYGQRWTDPENMVVSGPFKLKSRVLNEKVVLEKNNKYYNSKDVVLDSIIFFVTDNSITAYNMYLNDELDAIFKNVPPDLLKDLKLRDDYYSMGINSTSFYSLNMKVKPLDNVKVRKALSFAIDRKTLTESVLNDSSIPTRRATPDYIDYSYKSNLSLFDAEMAKKLLADAGYPNGNNFPLLKVKYNTSDSQRKIAEFIQNQWKKNLNINVQLENEEWSTYINSRVNGNYEIIRSGWSGDYADPMTFLSIFQTENTSFSSYGYSNSEYDELLIKSDNERDIFKRQEILKKAEAIIIERDFPAVFLNITSSSYLFRNDKWKGWEPNISERFNLSEIKPIK
- the guaB gene encoding inosine-5'-monophosphate dehydrogenase — its product is MPNKITKEALTFDDVSLIPRKSSVLPSEVSLKTQLTKNISLNIPFLSSAMDTVTESQMAIAIAKEGGIGIIHKNMSIEAQRKEIEKVKTYKFQKTINTNGDTNEQKPEIFTAKQHLEKSDAYKNAEHKEDFPNACKDLNNKLRVGAAVSIDIDTIERVEELVKAHVDILVIDSAHGHSTRIIELIKKIKTKYPNLDLIAGNIVTKEAALDLISVGADCLKVGIGPGSICTTRIVAGVGVPQITAICDVYEACNNTNICIIADGGIRFSGDVVKAIAAGADSVMIGNLFAGTKESPSEEIIYNGKKFKSYVGMGSISAMKRGSKSRYFQLENNEPKKLVPEGIEGMVPYSGKLKDILTQLKGGLMSGMGYLGAATISDLKINSKFVKISHSSLKESHPHDVFSIT
- the guaA gene encoding glutamine-hydrolyzing GMP synthase; translated protein: MNTQAILVLDFGSQYSQLIARRIREIGVYTKVIPYYTPLKEIKNMNISGIILSGSPASVYSKEAPTLNMEIFNLKIPILGICYGMQIIVKLFGGLVSKDSKQEYGSSEIFLRDEKSLLFSELPNKFQIIMSHGDSIEKIPDNFKQLAFTKNCIASISNETQKIYGLQFHPEVTHSEFGDQIIKNFVFKICQAQINWSLEGNLETIVKKIKLKVGSKKVILGLSGGTDSLVCALLIKKAINENLICVFVNTGLLRKNEDKKILELKHQYDLNIKYIDASTKFLNRLKNISDPEEKRKIIGKEFVDVFEKITLEDQNIEYLAQGTIYSDVIESKSKDSSSSKIKSHHNVGGLPDKMSLKLLEPLNEFFKDEIIQIGINLGIKKESLYRHPFPGPGLAIRIIGEVTQEKINILQEADNILTEELFINDLYYQIRQAFVVLLPVKSVGVMGDQRTYEYTAVIRCVNTQDFMTAEWTELPYSFLKKVSSRIINEVRGINRVCYDISSKPPSTIEWE